Proteins encoded within one genomic window of Fragaria vesca subsp. vesca linkage group LG1, FraVesHawaii_1.0, whole genome shotgun sequence:
- the LOC101294004 gene encoding thioredoxin-like 2, chloroplastic-like, whose product MADVVQLQFHSLRFSSSLLTSLNSLQPGLFVNQNPFRRAYALSDKNLARFAYRPRKQLVHFKVHAAVAETDQPKWWERSVPNMIDIHSTQEFLSALGQAGDRLVIVEFYGTWCASCRALFPKLCRTAEDHPEILFLKVNFDENKPMCKSMNVKVLPYFHFYRGSEGKLESFSCSLAKFQKIKDAIQLHNTARCSIGPPQGVGDLKLEPSLVQKDTPSESASA is encoded by the exons ATGGCTGATGTTGTTCAATTACAATTCCATTCGCTTCGGTTCTCTTCGTCTCTGCTCACCTCTTTGAATTCTCTGCAACCGGGTCTCTTTGTTAATCAAAACCCATTTAGGAGGGCCTATGCTCTCTCTGATAAGAACCTTGCTCGCTTTGCTTACAGACCCAGAAAGCAGTTGGTGCATTTCAAG GTACATGCCGCTGTTGCTGAAACAGACCAGCCAAAATGGTGGGAAAGAAGTGTTCCAAATATGATTGACATACATTCTACTCAAGAATTCTTGAGTGCTTTAGGTCAAGCTGGAGATAGATTAGTTATTGTAGAATTCTATGGCACTTGGTGTGCTTCTTGCCGTGCATTATTTCCTAAG CTCTGCAGAACAGCCGAGGATCACCCTGAGATTTTATTCCTGAAAGTGAATTTTGATGAGAATAAGCCAATGTGCAAGAGTATGAACGTGAAGGTCCTTCCCTATTTCCACTTTTACCGTGGATCTGAAGGAAAACTGGAGTCCTTTTCGTGTTCACTAGCTAAG TTCCAGAAAATAAAGGATGCTATCCAATTACACAACACTGCTCGTTGCAGCATCGGCCCTCCACAGGGTGTTGGAGATCTGAAACTGGAACCTTCCTTGGTTCAGAAGGACACACCCTCAGAATCTGCTTCAGCATAG